A genomic stretch from Thermogemmatispora onikobensis includes:
- a CDS encoding WD40 repeat domain-containing protein, which translates to MLQPLFRYYGPQASGITSFAWAPNAPLLALSTISDQIQLWDLSSRSLLRSWPAPASSHLTWSSDGSLLLSSSGHLWDPFSGQLLSRLPDHPSPSSLSPDGSLLASYSHPSHALLLWESHRGLFLYRLPHPRPISAFSWSPDGSLLASTTEGLLNGSLSIESQLQLWDPSSGSLLRSWPASSLPPLSWSPDGSLLLTTVGDLWDSRTGQLLLRLPDHAPAPISALVWSPDGSLIALGHKDGSLSLWHLPSNQLLLRLSAPSPSPISALAWSPDGSLLASASTDGSLSLWQTSSGHLLDRLSLPSSSSFALTWSYDSSFLACASSPNPQAYSSSALLPPLQEYSVTVWHTSSKQPFLSFPASAHHFTTALWLPNTPVLAIGDQAGFLHLWHPSPGQPPLLLHAHSQPISALACSPDGSLLASASEDHTVAIWHTPSGRLLRRYTSHSYKVVALAWSPDGSRIASADDEGLIHLWNPLTGKTLLTKPFEHECWSPSLAWSPDGSRLAVTAWSDLLPPTISIWQADTFQPLLHYYGHHHDIYAVSWSPDGSLIASLSSDSPNDPPASSILHLWDPSSGRLLHRWPCHAFLAPVWSPDGSLLAFEGLQGLEIRSVRPGLPLLFLPASSPCAWSPDGSLLASLSPFSVDLWPVSTLLS; encoded by the coding sequence ATGCTCCAACCCCTCTTCCGCTACTACGGCCCTCAGGCCTCCGGTATTACCTCCTTCGCCTGGGCTCCCAACGCCCCCCTTCTCGCCCTCTCCACTATCTCCGATCAGATCCAGCTCTGGGACCTCTCCTCCCGCTCCCTCCTCCGCTCCTGGCCCGCTCCCGCCTCCTCACATCTGACCTGGTCCTCCGACGGTTCCCTCCTCCTCTCCAGCTCCGGCCACCTCTGGGACCCCTTCTCCGGCCAGCTCCTCTCCCGCCTCCCTGACCATCCCTCTCCCTCCTCTCTCTCCCCCGACGGCTCCCTCCTCGCTTCCTACTCTCACCCTTCACACGCCCTCCTCCTTTGGGAGTCCCACCGGGGCCTCTTCCTCTATCGGCTCCCCCACCCCCGACCTATTAGCGCCTTCTCCTGGTCACCCGACGGCTCCCTCCTCGCCTCGACCACTGAGGGCCTGCTCAACGGCTCCCTCTCTATCGAGAGCCAGCTTCAGCTCTGGGACCCTTCCTCCGGTTCTCTCCTCCGCTCCTGGCCCGCCAGCTCCCTTCCTCCACTCTCCTGGTCCCCTGACGGCTCTCTTCTCCTCACCACAGTCGGCGACCTCTGGGACTCTCGCACCGGCCAGCTCCTCCTCCGCCTCCCTGACCACGCCCCTGCACCCATCTCCGCTCTCGTCTGGTCCCCCGACGGCTCCCTGATTGCCCTCGGCCATAAAGATGGCTCCCTCTCCCTCTGGCATCTTCCTTCCAACCAGCTCCTCCTCCGCCTCTCTGCCCCCTCTCCTTCTCCCATCTCCGCCCTCGCCTGGTCTCCCGATGGCTCCCTCCTCGCCTCCGCCTCCACTGATGGCTCCCTCTCCCTCTGGCAGACCTCCTCCGGTCACCTCCTCGACCGCCTTTCTCTTCCCTCCTCCTCCAGCTTCGCGCTCACCTGGTCCTACGACAGCTCCTTCCTCGCTTGTGCTTCCTCCCCCAATCCCCAGGCTTACTCCTCCTCAGCCCTCCTTCCGCCCTTACAGGAGTACTCCGTTACCGTCTGGCACACCTCTTCTAAGCAGCCTTTCCTCTCCTTCCCTGCCTCTGCCCACCACTTCACTACCGCCCTCTGGCTCCCCAACACCCCCGTCCTCGCCATCGGCGATCAAGCTGGCTTCCTCCATCTCTGGCACCCTTCCCCCGGCCAGCCCCCCCTGCTCCTGCACGCCCATTCCCAGCCCATCTCCGCCCTCGCCTGCTCCCCCGACGGCTCCCTCCTCGCCTCCGCCTCCGAAGACCACACCGTCGCCATCTGGCACACCCCTTCCGGCCGCCTCCTCCGCCGCTATACCTCCCATTCCTACAAAGTCGTCGCCCTCGCCTGGTCCCCTGACGGCTCCCGCATCGCCTCCGCCGACGATGAGGGCCTGATCCACCTCTGGAACCCTCTCACCGGCAAGACTCTCCTCACTAAGCCCTTCGAGCACGAATGCTGGTCCCCCTCCCTCGCCTGGTCCCCCGACGGCTCTCGCCTCGCCGTCACCGCCTGGTCCGATCTGCTCCCTCCAACCATCTCCATCTGGCAAGCCGATACCTTCCAGCCCCTCCTGCACTACTATGGTCACCACCACGATATCTACGCCGTCTCCTGGTCTCCCGATGGTTCCCTCATCGCCTCCCTTTCCAGCGACTCCCCCAATGATCCCCCCGCTTCTTCGATTCTCCATCTCTGGGACCCCTCCTCGGGCCGCCTTCTGCACCGCTGGCCCTGTCACGCCTTCCTTGCTCCCGTCTGGTCACCCGACGGCTCCCTCCTCGCCTTCGAGGGTCTACAAGGTCTTGAAATCCGCTCCGTCCGCCCTGGCCTTCCCCTTCTCTTTCTCCCTGCCTCCTCCCCCTGCGCCTGGTCACCCGACGGCTCCCTCCTCGCCTCCCTCTCCCCCTTCTCTGTCGACCTCTGGCCCGTCTCCACCCTCCTCTCCTAG
- the htpG gene encoding molecular chaperone HtpG encodes MPVETHKETLGFQAEVKQLLDIMIHSLYSNKEIFLRELISNASDAIDRLRFDALSNPDLYERDADFKIRVSYDRDARTITVSDNGIGMSREEVIQNIGTIAKSGTREFFQSLTGDQRKDAMLIGQFGVGFYSSFVVADRVTLLTRRAGLPADQGVRWVSDGQGEYTIETIEKPGRGTDVILHLREGEDELLNGYRLRSIIRKYSDHIQLPIVMKVEGKDEEEVVNKASALWARPKSEISEQEYKDFYKYISHDFADPLAWVHSHMEGTHEYTLLLFIPSQAPFDLWLRERHHGVKLYVRRVYIMDDIENKLLPRYLRFVRGVIDSDDLPLNVSREMLQQNRLIDTMRATATKKILGLLSDMAEKEPGKYAIFWREFGRVLKEGLVEDKANRDQIARLLRFASTTSGPEQSVSLETYVSRKKEGQDKIYYLLAESYEAAKDSPLLEIFKQKGVEVLIWTDPIDHFVQHELQEYGGLAFQSIARGEVDLSKLEDKQEQEERQKSADEVRDLLERFKKVLSDKVKDVRTTTRLTTSPACLVVDEGGIDPNLKRLLQAAGQAVPADKPIMEINPQHPIIQRLRHEQDEERFADWAWVLFDQAVLSSGDQLENPISFVNRLNNLLTRLGTE; translated from the coding sequence ATGCCAGTTGAAACCCATAAGGAAACGCTGGGCTTTCAGGCGGAAGTCAAGCAATTGCTTGACATCATGATTCATTCTCTTTACAGCAATAAAGAGATTTTCTTGCGTGAGCTTATCTCGAACGCATCAGATGCCATCGACCGCCTGCGCTTCGACGCGCTCTCGAACCCCGACCTCTACGAGCGCGATGCCGACTTCAAGATCCGCGTCTCCTATGACCGCGACGCGCGCACCATCACGGTGAGCGACAACGGCATCGGCATGTCGCGCGAGGAGGTGATCCAGAATATCGGTACCATCGCCAAGTCGGGCACGCGCGAATTCTTCCAGTCGCTGACCGGCGACCAGCGCAAAGATGCCATGCTCATCGGTCAATTTGGCGTCGGCTTCTACTCCTCGTTCGTGGTAGCCGATCGCGTCACCTTGCTGACGCGCCGCGCCGGCCTGCCCGCCGATCAGGGCGTGCGCTGGGTGTCCGACGGCCAGGGCGAGTATACGATCGAGACCATCGAGAAGCCAGGCCGCGGCACCGACGTCATTCTGCATCTGCGCGAGGGCGAGGACGAGCTGCTCAATGGCTACCGTCTGCGCTCGATCATCCGCAAGTACTCGGACCATATCCAGCTCCCCATCGTGATGAAGGTCGAGGGCAAGGACGAGGAGGAGGTCGTCAATAAGGCTTCAGCCCTGTGGGCCCGCCCCAAGAGCGAAATCAGCGAGCAGGAATACAAGGACTTCTATAAGTACATTTCACACGACTTCGCCGACCCGCTGGCCTGGGTCCACAGCCACATGGAGGGCACCCACGAGTATACGCTCCTGCTCTTCATTCCCTCACAGGCACCTTTCGACCTGTGGCTGCGCGAGCGCCATCACGGCGTCAAGCTGTATGTGCGCCGCGTCTATATCATGGACGATATCGAAAATAAGCTGCTGCCGCGTTATCTGCGCTTCGTGCGCGGCGTCATCGACTCCGATGACCTGCCCCTCAATGTCTCGCGCGAGATGCTACAGCAGAACCGCCTGATCGATACAATGCGCGCCACGGCGACGAAGAAGATCCTGGGCCTGCTCAGCGATATGGCCGAGAAGGAGCCGGGCAAGTATGCTATCTTCTGGCGCGAGTTCGGGCGCGTCCTCAAAGAGGGTCTGGTCGAGGATAAGGCCAATCGGGACCAGATTGCCCGCTTGCTGCGCTTCGCATCAACGACTAGCGGTCCCGAGCAGTCGGTCTCGCTGGAAACCTACGTCTCGCGCAAGAAAGAGGGCCAGGATAAGATCTACTACCTGCTGGCCGAAAGCTACGAGGCCGCCAAGGATAGCCCGCTGCTGGAGATCTTCAAGCAGAAGGGCGTCGAGGTCCTGATCTGGACCGACCCCATCGACCATTTCGTGCAGCACGAACTGCAAGAGTATGGCGGTCTGGCCTTCCAGTCGATTGCGCGCGGCGAGGTCGACCTGAGCAAGCTAGAGGATAAGCAGGAGCAGGAGGAGCGTCAGAAGAGCGCCGACGAGGTGCGCGACCTGCTGGAGCGCTTCAAGAAGGTCCTCAGCGACAAGGTCAAGGATGTGCGCACGACAACTCGCCTGACAACTTCACCCGCCTGCCTGGTGGTCGACGAGGGCGGCATCGATCCCAACTTGAAACGCCTGCTGCAGGCTGCCGGCCAGGCCGTGCCCGCCGATAAGCCAATCATGGAAATTAACCCGCAGCACCCGATTATTCAGCGCCTGCGCCATGAACAGGACGAGGAGCGCTTCGCCGACTGGGCCTGGGTCCTCTTCGATCAGGCCGTGCTCAGCAGCGGCGACCAGTTGGAGAACCCGATCAGCTTCGTCAACCGTCTGAACAATCTGCTGACACGTCTGGGAACAGAGTGA
- a CDS encoding DUF1697 domain-containing protein, with translation MTTYVAFFRALNVGGHGVVSMPALKRMHEALGLQAVNTYIQTGNVLFTSDEGDALSLACQIEGRFLQEFGFASRVALRRAADLEETIRANPFLQEAEQAPERLVALFLIATPLPEATTALQRLAAAGPEQLQLSAHGQELYVWYAHGIGRSKLTTLALERALGCPATGRNWKTLLQIRQLLRQRQEGEWA, from the coding sequence ATGACAACCTATGTGGCTTTTTTTCGCGCGCTCAATGTTGGTGGGCACGGTGTGGTCTCCATGCCGGCGCTGAAGAGGATGCATGAGGCCCTGGGACTGCAGGCAGTCAATACGTATATCCAGACGGGCAACGTGCTCTTCACCAGCGACGAAGGTGACGCCCTGAGTCTGGCTTGTCAGATTGAGGGGCGCTTCCTCCAGGAGTTTGGCTTCGCCAGCCGGGTCGCCCTGCGCAGAGCCGCTGATCTGGAGGAGACCATACGGGCGAATCCTTTCTTGCAAGAGGCCGAGCAGGCGCCTGAGCGTCTCGTGGCACTCTTCCTGATTGCAACCCCGTTGCCAGAGGCAACCACAGCCTTGCAGCGACTGGCGGCTGCGGGACCCGAGCAGCTGCAGCTCTCGGCGCATGGTCAGGAGCTGTATGTCTGGTATGCCCATGGGATCGGACGCTCGAAGCTGACGACTCTGGCCCTTGAGCGTGCCCTTGGCTGTCCTGCCACAGGGCGTAACTGGAAGACCTTGCTCCAGATAAGGCAGCTTCTCCGGCAAAGGCAAGAGGGAGAGTGGGCGTAG